One window of the Hypomesus transpacificus isolate Combined female unplaced genomic scaffold, fHypTra1 scaffold_446, whole genome shotgun sequence genome contains the following:
- the kiaa1522 gene encoding uncharacterized protein KIAA1522 homolog isoform X2, with amino-acid sequence MVVYLRKNIRALFSVFKKKGPKGKDEQKRLTVHYTASQHYQENVFIEGSRPQYLEALHTEAREGLKIQQQEEHMNGAEVQDDQSIASTSTLQTMSESSGPKDRDGSPETGSTNGNSVAAATSSAPAAASDRPVLTRQGSTFKPLNPVKRFDKNRRRSRRTTITGIPQQVQRELALHRGSMYQQGASSQLPNGGKLGSEGVVVIPTIDGETAVGSPEGARVNLLDLETSREEQLLRHHLQVVYKDEQDFSHHRLGSRLSPVSSKRPKSLAVPGMTSPSSTSFHFLHEPYGPVMSISPQATYLSKIIPNAILPASIDVIQIDRSNIQNRGNSINHGGCGRAVSRSSLGSGGSSASPASSRRLGGEGSNTDSFHSNPTAAQPAASGSNCNQSQSSDTIISNSSTISSKGSPGESEPQIKTRVREGGPSKMTAGDQDLVSLQSSASWVSGTSSIGGSGHGSEHGISGSASAGENLGGDSVRNSRSFTRSLSIMKTKLPPAPPRRTNSLHHDTVMKSRFGELADVKDLSDSLSGEVEAGTHSPVREENRVASDKSQCPALVSESPDSRSLEESRSSASSGLSPTQTSPGAGEAPDPQAVSSNSSPQNTPCEGGKFERTMSPSSGYSSQSGTPTLSPKGICPTSPCPGKQKKKPVKPERSASRASSAASASSSLTSLSSSTSEPVNHETQANSPSPPQRESPPPVAMTTKKAALSNQAPSPGTAVIRELFNVPPPPKVKAPSPPPPETWAHNRRTFELLCGPCPNATRLAQLQTQHQLKETKTKAMTQTEVSNKSQSPPAEQHLVEEAVLPSSEKAELQLVKDPERISQESKSAECLSTEQRSRSVSEKDEAREVIQRQEDCSGPVKESERLECLAVAKKEPPPVMKKSTQMLLRKEHVKSAECQQQKQVDDVTTTVIVQSPAGNGSASTPKVDADCKCKEGEVNTKSTQENPPVSRLTMSVDPPKTDKISPPPSPPPAHHPPPPPLKKTPPSSVSSLPSEEVVVEEEGVSMMETSWPPPPPPLDAVFDGPEEMDFPPPPPPFTTECLPDVVESCSTLLTVPNDPTQAIEEVGATMNGECANVSSIAVQIGMEQFRPEVAGQSKTTTIIYEVPELEHQLTSPGSPIVDSILNNEREEGVTKEPMTNQEETDLLINTCHLQHFPPPPPLEAPYPPPTISVKESSGSYPLVPPLSIPLPPPIPFEDQPPSHPPVSAPCPPPINVLSPPPLPAENQSAPGVTFRRQPSLMNREAKNKELLSRHKISPIPKEDANIPLVTPSLLQMVRLRSVNVGEEQANIQSEGSSTNGSSQEQSLTSTPGTQIMPQKPIRKSLSLKSPHPSLKSPSVTLNAPSTRLQEAIRMKTAAMSSRNGLPSRLRMHSSTSSTTSSSSAGEPGVQSLKSPEGGGDLHKSPASTASFIFSRSATKVIIETPTASTPETQANLRQSLAAELMQVSEQASAPVSNGVGQKSQLLRKPGKVPPPVARKPAPGTTNMQEMPAGSEGEVKMAAEATRSTDVVQPASQLVSPNQQTECNAEASDC; translated from the exons ATGGTGGTCTACCTGAGGAAAAACATTCGCGCTCTGTTTTCTGTCTTCAAGAAGAAGG gTCCCAAGGGAAAGGACGAACAGAAGCGTCTGACAGTGCATTACACAGCCTCCCAGCACTACCAGGAGAATGTGTTCATCGAGGGCAGCCGGCCTCAGTACCTGGAGGCCCTGCACACCGAGGCTCGGGAGGGCCTCAAGATCCAGCAGCAGGAAG AGCACATGAATGGAGCAGAAGTCCAAGATGACCAGAGCATCGCC TCCACAAGCACTCTCCAGACGATGTCGGAATCTTCCGGCCCCAAAGACAGGGACGGATCACCGGAAACCGGGAGCACGAACGGGAATTCTGTTGCCGCGGCAACCTCGTCCGCGCCAGCGGCGGCGTCCGACAGGCCTGTGCTCACGCGCCAAG GCTCTACGTTTAAGCCTCTGAACCCGGTGAAGAGATTCGACAAGAACCGCAGGCGGAGCAGAAGGACTACCATCACGGGCATACCCCAACAGGTCCAGAGGGAACTAG CTTTGCACCGAGGGTCTATGTACCAGCAGGGAGCGTCCTCCCAGCTCCCCAACGGTGGCAAACTGGGTAGCGAGGGCGTTGTTGTCATTCCCACCATCGATGGTGAGACTGCTGTGGGCAGTCCCGAGGGAGCGAGGGTAAACCTGTTAGATCTTGAG ACGTCTAGAGAGGAGCAGTTACTGCGCCATCACCTCCAGGTGGTGTATAAGGACGAGCAGGACTTCAGCCACCATCGTTTGGGCTCCAGGCTCTCTCCTGTTTCCTCGAAGAGGCCCAAATCCCTGGCTGTTCCAGGCATGACCtcgccctcctccaccagcttccACTTCCTCCATGAGCCCTAT GGTCCAGTGATGTCCATCTCACCCCAGGCCACCTACCTTTCCAAGATCATCCCTAACGCCATCCTTCCAGCCTCCATCGACGTGATACAGATCGACCGCAGCAACATCCAAAACCGTGGCAACAGCATCAACCACGGTGGATGCGGACGCGCAGTCAGCAGGAGCAGTCTCGGGTCTGGCGGCTCGTCAGCCAGCCCCGCCTCATCACGGAGGCTGGGCGGCGAAGGTTCCAACACAGACAGTTTCCACAGCAACCCCACAGCGGCCCAACCTGCAGCCTCCGGTTCCAACTGCAACCAATCACAATCCTCTGACACTATCATTTCAAactcctccaccatctcctctaaGGGGAGTCCCGGCGAGAGCGAGCCCCAGATAAAGACTCGTGTCAGGGAAGGGGGTCCGTCCAAAATGACGGCCGGAGACCAGGACCTGGTGAGCCTTCAGAGCTCAGCTAGTTGGGTTAGTGGGACCAGCAGCATTGGTGGAAGTGGTCATGGCTCGGAGCATGGTATATCAGGGTCTGCAAGTGCTGGGGAGAACTTAGGGGGGGACAGTGTTAGGAACAGCCGGTCTTTTACTCGCAGCCTCTCCATTATGAAGACCAAGTTACCCCCGGCTCCACCTCGTAGGACCAACTCACTGCATCATGACACGGTGATGAAGAGTCGGTTTGGAGAACTGGCGGATGTCAAAGACCTCAGTGATTCTTTGTCTGGGGAAGTGGAGGCTGGGACACACAGTCCGGTCAGGGAAGAAAATCGTGTGGCCTCGGATAAGTCGCAGTGTCCGGCCCTAGTTTCTGAATCTCCAGATTCTAGATCTCTGGAGGAATCCAGGTCTTCAGCCTCGTCTGGTCTGAGCCCCACACAGACCTCCCCTGGAGCTGGGGAAGCACCTGATCCCCAGGCTGTCTCCAGCAACTCCTCCCCACAGAACACACCCTGCGAAGGGGGGAAATTTGAAAGGACCATGTCCCCTTCCAGTGGTTACTCCAGTCAGAGTGGCACCCCTACACTTTCTCCCAAAGGGATTTGCCCCACATCTCCCTGCCCAggcaaacagaagaagaagccgGTGAAACCGGAGAGGTCTGCTTCTAGAGCCTCCTCTGCAGCCTCGGCATCGTCCTCTCTCACCTCGttatcctcctccacctctgaaCCTGTCAATCACGAGACACAGGCCAATAGTCCCAGTCCGCCTCAGCGGGAATCCCCGCCCCCTGTGGCTATGACAACCAAAAAGGCGGCGCTGTCGAACCAGGCCCCTTCGCCTGGAACAGCGGTGATCCGAGAGCTGTTCAACGTTCCGCCACCCCCCAAAGTCaaggccccctccccccctcctccagaaacCTGGGCTCACAACAGACGGACTTTTGAGCTGTTGTGCGGTCCTTGCCCAAACGCCACCAGGCTAGCCCAGCTACAGACACAACACCAGTTGaaagaaaccaaaacaaagGCAATGACACAGACCGAAGTTAGCAACAAATCCCAAAGTCCTCCAGCTGAACAGCATTTAGTAGAGGAAGCTGTTTTGCCTTCATCGGAGAAGGCTGAACTACAGTTGGTGAAGGATCCCGAGCGTATTAGTCAGGAAAGTAAAAGTGCTGAATGTTTGAGTACAGAGCAAAGAAGTCGATCGGTATCTGAAAAAGACGAAGCAAGGGAGGTGATCCAGAGACAGGAGGACTGTAGCGGTCCAGTtaaggagagtgagagactaGAATGTTTAGCTGTAGCAAAGAAAGAACCTCCTCCTGTCATGAAGAAAAGTACCCAAATGTTGCTAAGAAAAGAACACGTTAAGTCCGCTGAATGTCAACAACAGAAACAGGTTGACGACGTCACAACAACTGTGATTGTGCAGTCACCCGCAGGGAACGGATCCGCCTCAACCCCTAAGGTCGACGCAGATTGCAAGTGTAAGGAGGGTGAAGTGAATACTAAAAGCACTCAAGAGAATCCTCCTGTATCTCGGCTAACCATGTCTGTGGATCCTCCTAAAACGGACAAGATCTCCCCTCCAccatctccacctccagcccaccacccaccccctcctcccctcaaaaAGACCCCTCCATCTTCAgtgtcctctctcccatctGAAGAGGTGGtggttgaggaggagggagtctcCATGATGGAAACCAGctggcctcctccacctccgcctTTGGATGCTGTCTTCGATGGACCAGAAGAGATGGatttccctcctccacctcctccgttCACGACGGAGTGCTTGCCAGATGTGGTGGAGAGTTGCTCCACACTCCTGACGGTCCCTAACGATCCCACTCAAGCTATTGAGGAGGTTGGAGCAACAATGAACGGGGAATGTGCAAATGTGTCCTCCATCGCGGTTCAGATTGGTATGGAACAGTTTAGACCGGAAGTAGCTGGTCAATCGAAGACTACTACCATCATCTATGAGGTCCCAGAACTAGAACATCAACTAACTTCACCAGGTTCACCAATTGTTGACTCGATTCTCaacaatgagagagaggaaggtgtcACCAAAGAGCCAATGACAAACCAAGAAGAGACCGATCTCTTAATCAATACTTGCCATTTACAACAtttcccaccccctccaccacttgAGGCACCTTACCCACCACCAACAATATCAGTGAAGGAATCTTCTGGAAGTTATCCCCTGGTACCTCCACTTAGCatccccctacctccccctatACCATTTGAAGATCAACCTCCCTCACATCCTCCTGTGAGTGCTCCATGTCCTCCCCCGATCAATGTCCTGTCTCCGCCCCCTCTACCAGCCGAGAACCAATCAGCCCCAGGAGTGACCTTCAGGAGGCAGCCCAGTTTGATGAACCGGGAAGCCAAGAACAAAGAGCTTCTGTCACGACACAAAATTTCGCCCATCCCGAAGGAGGACGCCAACATCCCCCTGGTCACACCCTCCCTGCTCCAGATGGTACGGCTCAGATCTGTCAATGTTGGAGAGGAGCAGGCCAACATCCAATCAGAGGGCAGTTCGACCAACGGGTCGAGTCAGGAACAGAGTTTAACGTCAACCCCAGGAACCCAAATCATGCCACAGAAACCCATTAGGAAGTCTCTGTCTCTTAAATCCCCTCATCCATCACTAAAGTCTCCATCTGTGACACTTAACGCCCCATCCACGCGACTGCAGGAGGCCATCCGTATGAAAACCGCCGCCATGTCCTCCAGAAACGGCCTACCAAGCCGCCTGAGAATGCATTCCTCCACATCATCCACCACGAGCAGCAGCAGCGCTGGCGAACCTGGGGTGCAATCCCTAAAGTCacctgaagggggaggggaccTACACAAGTCCCCTGCCTCCACCGCAAGCTTTATCTTCTCCAGGAGCGCAACCAAGGTAATCATTGAAACGCCAACTGCCTCCACCCCAGAAACTCAGGCAAACCTCAGACAAAGCCTGGCCGCCGAGCTCATGCAGGTCTCAGAACAGGCCTCTGCTCCGGTCTCCAACGGTGTCGGCCAGAAATCTCAATTGTTACGAAAGCCTGGCAAAGTTCCGCCACCTGTTGCCAGGAAACCGGCCCCCGGAACCACCAACATGCAGGAGATGCCTGCAGGTTCTGAAGGGGAGGTGAAGATGGCAGCAGAAGCTACCAGAAGCACAGACGTTGTGCAGCCTGCTAGCCAGCTGGTGTCTCCAAACCAGCAGACAGAGT GTAATGCAGAGGCTTCAGACTGTTGA
- the kiaa1522 gene encoding uncharacterized protein KIAA1522 homolog isoform X1, producing MGNNIHKRRVTTEPSRALYLQQGTRPSSHSSLAKTRLLWHFSRTDRGWSGPKGKDEQKRLTVHYTASQHYQENVFIEGSRPQYLEALHTEAREGLKIQQQEEHMNGAEVQDDQSIASTSTLQTMSESSGPKDRDGSPETGSTNGNSVAAATSSAPAAASDRPVLTRQGSTFKPLNPVKRFDKNRRRSRRTTITGIPQQVQRELALHRGSMYQQGASSQLPNGGKLGSEGVVVIPTIDGETAVGSPEGARVNLLDLETSREEQLLRHHLQVVYKDEQDFSHHRLGSRLSPVSSKRPKSLAVPGMTSPSSTSFHFLHEPYGPVMSISPQATYLSKIIPNAILPASIDVIQIDRSNIQNRGNSINHGGCGRAVSRSSLGSGGSSASPASSRRLGGEGSNTDSFHSNPTAAQPAASGSNCNQSQSSDTIISNSSTISSKGSPGESEPQIKTRVREGGPSKMTAGDQDLVSLQSSASWVSGTSSIGGSGHGSEHGISGSASAGENLGGDSVRNSRSFTRSLSIMKTKLPPAPPRRTNSLHHDTVMKSRFGELADVKDLSDSLSGEVEAGTHSPVREENRVASDKSQCPALVSESPDSRSLEESRSSASSGLSPTQTSPGAGEAPDPQAVSSNSSPQNTPCEGGKFERTMSPSSGYSSQSGTPTLSPKGICPTSPCPGKQKKKPVKPERSASRASSAASASSSLTSLSSSTSEPVNHETQANSPSPPQRESPPPVAMTTKKAALSNQAPSPGTAVIRELFNVPPPPKVKAPSPPPPETWAHNRRTFELLCGPCPNATRLAQLQTQHQLKETKTKAMTQTEVSNKSQSPPAEQHLVEEAVLPSSEKAELQLVKDPERISQESKSAECLSTEQRSRSVSEKDEAREVIQRQEDCSGPVKESERLECLAVAKKEPPPVMKKSTQMLLRKEHVKSAECQQQKQVDDVTTTVIVQSPAGNGSASTPKVDADCKCKEGEVNTKSTQENPPVSRLTMSVDPPKTDKISPPPSPPPAHHPPPPPLKKTPPSSVSSLPSEEVVVEEEGVSMMETSWPPPPPPLDAVFDGPEEMDFPPPPPPFTTECLPDVVESCSTLLTVPNDPTQAIEEVGATMNGECANVSSIAVQIGMEQFRPEVAGQSKTTTIIYEVPELEHQLTSPGSPIVDSILNNEREEGVTKEPMTNQEETDLLINTCHLQHFPPPPPLEAPYPPPTISVKESSGSYPLVPPLSIPLPPPIPFEDQPPSHPPVSAPCPPPINVLSPPPLPAENQSAPGVTFRRQPSLMNREAKNKELLSRHKISPIPKEDANIPLVTPSLLQMVRLRSVNVGEEQANIQSEGSSTNGSSQEQSLTSTPGTQIMPQKPIRKSLSLKSPHPSLKSPSVTLNAPSTRLQEAIRMKTAAMSSRNGLPSRLRMHSSTSSTTSSSSAGEPGVQSLKSPEGGGDLHKSPASTASFIFSRSATKVIIETPTASTPETQANLRQSLAAELMQVSEQASAPVSNGVGQKSQLLRKPGKVPPPVARKPAPGTTNMQEMPAGSEGEVKMAAEATRSTDVVQPASQLVSPNQQTECNAEASDC from the exons gTCCCAAGGGAAAGGACGAACAGAAGCGTCTGACAGTGCATTACACAGCCTCCCAGCACTACCAGGAGAATGTGTTCATCGAGGGCAGCCGGCCTCAGTACCTGGAGGCCCTGCACACCGAGGCTCGGGAGGGCCTCAAGATCCAGCAGCAGGAAG AGCACATGAATGGAGCAGAAGTCCAAGATGACCAGAGCATCGCC TCCACAAGCACTCTCCAGACGATGTCGGAATCTTCCGGCCCCAAAGACAGGGACGGATCACCGGAAACCGGGAGCACGAACGGGAATTCTGTTGCCGCGGCAACCTCGTCCGCGCCAGCGGCGGCGTCCGACAGGCCTGTGCTCACGCGCCAAG GCTCTACGTTTAAGCCTCTGAACCCGGTGAAGAGATTCGACAAGAACCGCAGGCGGAGCAGAAGGACTACCATCACGGGCATACCCCAACAGGTCCAGAGGGAACTAG CTTTGCACCGAGGGTCTATGTACCAGCAGGGAGCGTCCTCCCAGCTCCCCAACGGTGGCAAACTGGGTAGCGAGGGCGTTGTTGTCATTCCCACCATCGATGGTGAGACTGCTGTGGGCAGTCCCGAGGGAGCGAGGGTAAACCTGTTAGATCTTGAG ACGTCTAGAGAGGAGCAGTTACTGCGCCATCACCTCCAGGTGGTGTATAAGGACGAGCAGGACTTCAGCCACCATCGTTTGGGCTCCAGGCTCTCTCCTGTTTCCTCGAAGAGGCCCAAATCCCTGGCTGTTCCAGGCATGACCtcgccctcctccaccagcttccACTTCCTCCATGAGCCCTAT GGTCCAGTGATGTCCATCTCACCCCAGGCCACCTACCTTTCCAAGATCATCCCTAACGCCATCCTTCCAGCCTCCATCGACGTGATACAGATCGACCGCAGCAACATCCAAAACCGTGGCAACAGCATCAACCACGGTGGATGCGGACGCGCAGTCAGCAGGAGCAGTCTCGGGTCTGGCGGCTCGTCAGCCAGCCCCGCCTCATCACGGAGGCTGGGCGGCGAAGGTTCCAACACAGACAGTTTCCACAGCAACCCCACAGCGGCCCAACCTGCAGCCTCCGGTTCCAACTGCAACCAATCACAATCCTCTGACACTATCATTTCAAactcctccaccatctcctctaaGGGGAGTCCCGGCGAGAGCGAGCCCCAGATAAAGACTCGTGTCAGGGAAGGGGGTCCGTCCAAAATGACGGCCGGAGACCAGGACCTGGTGAGCCTTCAGAGCTCAGCTAGTTGGGTTAGTGGGACCAGCAGCATTGGTGGAAGTGGTCATGGCTCGGAGCATGGTATATCAGGGTCTGCAAGTGCTGGGGAGAACTTAGGGGGGGACAGTGTTAGGAACAGCCGGTCTTTTACTCGCAGCCTCTCCATTATGAAGACCAAGTTACCCCCGGCTCCACCTCGTAGGACCAACTCACTGCATCATGACACGGTGATGAAGAGTCGGTTTGGAGAACTGGCGGATGTCAAAGACCTCAGTGATTCTTTGTCTGGGGAAGTGGAGGCTGGGACACACAGTCCGGTCAGGGAAGAAAATCGTGTGGCCTCGGATAAGTCGCAGTGTCCGGCCCTAGTTTCTGAATCTCCAGATTCTAGATCTCTGGAGGAATCCAGGTCTTCAGCCTCGTCTGGTCTGAGCCCCACACAGACCTCCCCTGGAGCTGGGGAAGCACCTGATCCCCAGGCTGTCTCCAGCAACTCCTCCCCACAGAACACACCCTGCGAAGGGGGGAAATTTGAAAGGACCATGTCCCCTTCCAGTGGTTACTCCAGTCAGAGTGGCACCCCTACACTTTCTCCCAAAGGGATTTGCCCCACATCTCCCTGCCCAggcaaacagaagaagaagccgGTGAAACCGGAGAGGTCTGCTTCTAGAGCCTCCTCTGCAGCCTCGGCATCGTCCTCTCTCACCTCGttatcctcctccacctctgaaCCTGTCAATCACGAGACACAGGCCAATAGTCCCAGTCCGCCTCAGCGGGAATCCCCGCCCCCTGTGGCTATGACAACCAAAAAGGCGGCGCTGTCGAACCAGGCCCCTTCGCCTGGAACAGCGGTGATCCGAGAGCTGTTCAACGTTCCGCCACCCCCCAAAGTCaaggccccctccccccctcctccagaaacCTGGGCTCACAACAGACGGACTTTTGAGCTGTTGTGCGGTCCTTGCCCAAACGCCACCAGGCTAGCCCAGCTACAGACACAACACCAGTTGaaagaaaccaaaacaaagGCAATGACACAGACCGAAGTTAGCAACAAATCCCAAAGTCCTCCAGCTGAACAGCATTTAGTAGAGGAAGCTGTTTTGCCTTCATCGGAGAAGGCTGAACTACAGTTGGTGAAGGATCCCGAGCGTATTAGTCAGGAAAGTAAAAGTGCTGAATGTTTGAGTACAGAGCAAAGAAGTCGATCGGTATCTGAAAAAGACGAAGCAAGGGAGGTGATCCAGAGACAGGAGGACTGTAGCGGTCCAGTtaaggagagtgagagactaGAATGTTTAGCTGTAGCAAAGAAAGAACCTCCTCCTGTCATGAAGAAAAGTACCCAAATGTTGCTAAGAAAAGAACACGTTAAGTCCGCTGAATGTCAACAACAGAAACAGGTTGACGACGTCACAACAACTGTGATTGTGCAGTCACCCGCAGGGAACGGATCCGCCTCAACCCCTAAGGTCGACGCAGATTGCAAGTGTAAGGAGGGTGAAGTGAATACTAAAAGCACTCAAGAGAATCCTCCTGTATCTCGGCTAACCATGTCTGTGGATCCTCCTAAAACGGACAAGATCTCCCCTCCAccatctccacctccagcccaccacccaccccctcctcccctcaaaaAGACCCCTCCATCTTCAgtgtcctctctcccatctGAAGAGGTGGtggttgaggaggagggagtctcCATGATGGAAACCAGctggcctcctccacctccgcctTTGGATGCTGTCTTCGATGGACCAGAAGAGATGGatttccctcctccacctcctccgttCACGACGGAGTGCTTGCCAGATGTGGTGGAGAGTTGCTCCACACTCCTGACGGTCCCTAACGATCCCACTCAAGCTATTGAGGAGGTTGGAGCAACAATGAACGGGGAATGTGCAAATGTGTCCTCCATCGCGGTTCAGATTGGTATGGAACAGTTTAGACCGGAAGTAGCTGGTCAATCGAAGACTACTACCATCATCTATGAGGTCCCAGAACTAGAACATCAACTAACTTCACCAGGTTCACCAATTGTTGACTCGATTCTCaacaatgagagagaggaaggtgtcACCAAAGAGCCAATGACAAACCAAGAAGAGACCGATCTCTTAATCAATACTTGCCATTTACAACAtttcccaccccctccaccacttgAGGCACCTTACCCACCACCAACAATATCAGTGAAGGAATCTTCTGGAAGTTATCCCCTGGTACCTCCACTTAGCatccccctacctccccctatACCATTTGAAGATCAACCTCCCTCACATCCTCCTGTGAGTGCTCCATGTCCTCCCCCGATCAATGTCCTGTCTCCGCCCCCTCTACCAGCCGAGAACCAATCAGCCCCAGGAGTGACCTTCAGGAGGCAGCCCAGTTTGATGAACCGGGAAGCCAAGAACAAAGAGCTTCTGTCACGACACAAAATTTCGCCCATCCCGAAGGAGGACGCCAACATCCCCCTGGTCACACCCTCCCTGCTCCAGATGGTACGGCTCAGATCTGTCAATGTTGGAGAGGAGCAGGCCAACATCCAATCAGAGGGCAGTTCGACCAACGGGTCGAGTCAGGAACAGAGTTTAACGTCAACCCCAGGAACCCAAATCATGCCACAGAAACCCATTAGGAAGTCTCTGTCTCTTAAATCCCCTCATCCATCACTAAAGTCTCCATCTGTGACACTTAACGCCCCATCCACGCGACTGCAGGAGGCCATCCGTATGAAAACCGCCGCCATGTCCTCCAGAAACGGCCTACCAAGCCGCCTGAGAATGCATTCCTCCACATCATCCACCACGAGCAGCAGCAGCGCTGGCGAACCTGGGGTGCAATCCCTAAAGTCacctgaagggggaggggaccTACACAAGTCCCCTGCCTCCACCGCAAGCTTTATCTTCTCCAGGAGCGCAACCAAGGTAATCATTGAAACGCCAACTGCCTCCACCCCAGAAACTCAGGCAAACCTCAGACAAAGCCTGGCCGCCGAGCTCATGCAGGTCTCAGAACAGGCCTCTGCTCCGGTCTCCAACGGTGTCGGCCAGAAATCTCAATTGTTACGAAAGCCTGGCAAAGTTCCGCCACCTGTTGCCAGGAAACCGGCCCCCGGAACCACCAACATGCAGGAGATGCCTGCAGGTTCTGAAGGGGAGGTGAAGATGGCAGCAGAAGCTACCAGAAGCACAGACGTTGTGCAGCCTGCTAGCCAGCTGGTGTCTCCAAACCAGCAGACAGAGT GTAATGCAGAGGCTTCAGACTGTTGA